The DNA window TCGGTTGGTGGAACGCGGTTCCAGCTGATTATGACGCTTTGCCCAAAGTGGAAGAAGCCACAAAGTGGGTTGGTGCACTTGGCGGTGGTGAGGCCACTTTGGCACAGGGCCGAGATGCCTTTGACAAAGGTGAATATCGCTGGGCCGCGCGACTGCTTCAAACCTTGGTTTTCGCAGAACCTGCCAATGATCCGGCGAAGCAATGGCTCGCGGCGACCTATGAGCAGTTGGGCTTCCAATCCGAGGGCGGCACATGGCGTAATATCTACCTCGCTGCTGCGGAGGACTTGCGCAATCCGCCCGCAGAGGGAGGCGTTAATTCGGTTTCGGCCCAAGTCCTTGCCGCAATCCCGACAATCGATTTGTTTGACGCGCTGGCGGCTCGGTACAATCCGGCCAAAATGCAAGGCGCAGAAGCGATGATTGTATTCGAATTTGCCGATACGGGAGAGGCTGTAACCGTTGATATGCGGCGCAGCGTGATGTTCCCGCGGAACGGGCCAAGCGCCAATCCTGCGGTGAAGTTGACGATCAACCGGTCTGATATGAACCGCTTGCTGGCGCAAGAGGTAACTTTGCCTGGTCTGATCGGGGCCGGAACCGCTCAGGCTGACGGAAATATTGGTGCGCTCGGCGTGATGTTCGGGGCTTTAGACACGCTCACACCATCGTTCGAAATCGTCGAGCCATAATAGGGGTTTCCGACTGATTTACGTCTGGAACTTTACATTTTACCCCAATTTACTCCGGAGCTCGCCAAATTGTTGTACGCTGCTTTGGCACAGTTTTGACGCCAGATTTGAACTTGGGAAAATTCTGGAAAAGTGCGGTGCGGTAATTTTTAAGGGGAGGGATTGATGACCCGTAAATTAGCAGCCGAAGCATTCGGCACATTCTGGTTGGTGTTTGGTGGGTGCGGCTCGGCCGTTCTTGCCGCCGGTTTTCCGGAACTTGGAATTGGTTTTGTCGGCGTTTCGATGGCATTCGGCCTGACGGTGCTGACCATGGCTTATGCTGTTGGGGGAATCTCGGGCGGCCATTTCAACCCAGCGGTTTCGCTTGGCCTAGCGGTTGCCAATCGGTTCGATTGGAAAGAATTGCTGCCCTATTGGCTTGCGCAGCTGATCGGCGCCGCGATAGCCGGGTGGGCACTTTACGCGATTGCATCTGGCCAAACCGGCTGGACTCCCGGCGGTTTCGCCTCGAACGGTTATGGCGATCTTTCGCCGGGCAAATATTCGATAATCTCGGCCTTGTTGATTGAAATTATTCTGACGGCGGGCTTCCTGATTGTGATCCTTGGATCGACTTCGAAGGCGGTTCCAGGCGGTTTTGCGCCAATTTCCATTGGGCTTTGCCTGACGTTGATTCACTTGATCTCTATTCCGGTAACCAACACGTCGGTTAATCCTGCACGCTCTAGCGGCGTGGCTTTCTTCGCAGAGACTGGCGCTGTGGGACAGCTGTGGTTGTTCTGGGTTGCGCCTTTGGTGGGCGCAGCAATTGGTGCTGCAATCTGGCGCTTTCTGCTGACACCCGGTGAATCGCTAGAAGACATTGGCGGCGAATAAATCGTCGCAACGCGAATGACGTCCGTTTCTTGATCGGACTGTGATCCCCGCTATTCGCATTATGTCGGATAGCGGGGTTTATTTTCTGACCAACAGGTTTCTCGCGGAGGCAATTGGGAACTCTAATCCTTGCGCACCATTGCTGCTGTATGAGCAATATAATGACAACCGATCGAACCCTTGCCCAACGCTTAGCCATCATATTGGCTGTCGTTTTCCAGATTGGGTCGACTTTTCTGCCCAGCATGGGTTTTGGTGAGCAGATTGGGACCCGTTCTGATGCGATCAGAACTTTGGTCGTGCCATCAGGTTGGGCATTTTCGATTTGGGGCTTGTTGTTCTTGGGGTGCGCCATATTTGCCATTTGGCAAGCGTTGCCTGCCCAGCGCCGCAATGTGTTGGTTGACCGGATTGGTTGGTATGCGGCCGGTGCGACTGCAGGAAATGGTTTGTGGGCGACTTATACGCAGTTCAACAATCTGACCATCGTTTCGGCGCTCATTATCCTTTCTTCACTAGCTTGCTTGCTGGTCATTTTGCGCGAGTTGGTGGCCTATGCGGAGCCACTCGCTACAGGGGAGCGTTGGATTGCGGCGCTGACATTCAGCTCGCTTGCAGCTTGGCTCACCGCTGCGAGCATCGTAAATATTTCTGCCTCGCTCAAATATCACGGCGTTGGTGGCGCCGAGGAATATCCTTTGATCGCGGCTGCCATACTAATGGTTGGCGGCCTTATTGCATCGCTCGCGGTGGGGCGAAGCAAGGGCAATCCTTGGTACGCAATTACCTTTCTGTGGGCGCTGTTAGCGATCTATTTCAAAGGCGGACAGCTGCATTCAGAAATCGCAGTAGCGACAGGGTTCTCGGCCGTTCTGATTGTTTCGGCAGCGGCAGCTCAATTAAGGTTTGCAAGCAATCGGCAACGCTGGCTTGGCTGGTAATTTGGCGGCCTAAGAGAACGGTCAGGCCCTGCCGATGCTCGAATATTCAAAGCCTGCTGCGCGAACATCCTCGGGGTCGTAAATATTACGCAAATCGACCAGAATCGGGGCGTTGGCCAAGTCTTTGACGCGGGAGAAATCCAAAGCACGGAAGACGTCCCATTCGGTCACAATCGCGATTGCGTCCGCTCCTTCGATTGCTTGATAAGGGTCGTCAGTCATGGTCACTTCAGGCATCAGCGGAGCGGCTATATCCATACCCTCGGGATCATAAGCAGCAACTACCACGCCTGCGTCATGCAGAGTTTGCGCGATCGCGATCGCGGGGCTGTCCCGCATGTCATCGGTATTTGGTTTGAAGGTCAGGCCAAGTAGCGCAACTTTCTTGCCTCGTACTGCATCTGGTCCTCCGCCATAATGTTTGGCCAGCGCGTCCACGACCTTGCGGCCCATGGCGCGTTTGCGGGTTTCGTTGGTTTTGACCACAGCTTCTACGATGCGAACA is part of the Pontixanthobacter gangjinensis genome and encodes:
- the aqpZ gene encoding aquaporin Z, giving the protein MTRKLAAEAFGTFWLVFGGCGSAVLAAGFPELGIGFVGVSMAFGLTVLTMAYAVGGISGGHFNPAVSLGLAVANRFDWKELLPYWLAQLIGAAIAGWALYAIASGQTGWTPGGFASNGYGDLSPGKYSIISALLIEIILTAGFLIVILGSTSKAVPGGFAPISIGLCLTLIHLISIPVTNTSVNPARSSGVAFFAETGAVGQLWLFWVAPLVGAAIGAAIWRFLLTPGESLEDIGGE